A genomic segment from Dermatobacter hominis encodes:
- a CDS encoding metallophosphoesterase family protein, giving the protein MIRVAAVGDLHVGRSEPPVELLKAAEEADLLLLAGDLTNCGDAGEARSLAACLADVEVPVVAVLGNHDHHAETPEEVVAELRGAGVVVLDGEACHVALDGTVVGVAGTKGFACGLPGTCATAFGEPEMKRFVEVGRLEAERFGAALAELDAPHRIGLLHYSPIGATVAGEPPEIHAFLADHRLAEQADEHGADLLLHGHAHSGREHGETPGGIPVRNVARPVIRAPYRIYTLGA; this is encoded by the coding sequence GTGATCCGCGTGGCGGCGGTCGGCGACCTCCACGTCGGTCGGTCCGAACCCCCGGTCGAGCTGCTGAAGGCGGCCGAGGAGGCCGACCTCCTGCTCCTCGCCGGCGACCTGACGAACTGCGGCGACGCGGGCGAGGCCCGGTCGCTGGCCGCGTGCCTGGCGGACGTCGAGGTGCCGGTGGTGGCGGTGCTCGGCAACCACGACCACCACGCCGAGACGCCCGAGGAGGTCGTGGCCGAGCTCCGGGGTGCGGGCGTGGTGGTGCTCGACGGTGAGGCCTGCCACGTCGCCCTCGACGGCACGGTCGTCGGCGTCGCGGGGACGAAGGGCTTCGCCTGCGGGCTGCCCGGCACGTGCGCGACGGCGTTCGGCGAGCCGGAGATGAAGCGCTTCGTCGAGGTCGGGCGACTCGAGGCGGAGCGGTTCGGCGCCGCCCTCGCCGAGCTCGACGCGCCCCACCGGATCGGCCTGCTGCACTACTCCCCCATCGGCGCCACGGTGGCCGGCGAGCCGCCCGAGATCCACGCGTTCCTCGCCGACCACCGCCTGGCCGAGCAGGCCGACGAGCACGGCGCCGACCTGCTCCTGCACGGCCACGCCCACAGCGGACGCGAGCACGGCGAGACGCCGGGCGGCATCCCCGTGCGCAACGTGGCCCGGCCGGTGATCCGGGCCCCG
- a CDS encoding nucleotidyltransferase: MGDHYREGPRPTEETFRSVLAEVSELLSGTDLRVMVMGGIGSASLARPRRTDDIDLFVHVEDADALLELFDATGYRTERHDPNWLYKAFRRDVLIDIIFRSTGDIVVDEPMLEHADEGSFKGSRFRLVSPEDLLVIKAVAAAEHSPHHWYDALGLVARCDMDWDYLVERARRFGPRRVLSLLLYAESNDLAVPPTAIDALSAVVHPARYPEAS, translated from the coding sequence ATGGGCGACCACTACCGGGAGGGCCCGCGCCCGACCGAGGAGACGTTCCGCTCCGTCCTCGCCGAGGTGTCCGAGCTGCTGTCCGGCACCGACCTGCGGGTGATGGTGATGGGCGGCATCGGCTCGGCGAGCCTCGCCCGACCCCGACGCACCGACGACATCGACCTGTTCGTGCACGTCGAGGACGCCGACGCGCTCCTCGAGCTGTTCGACGCGACCGGCTACCGGACCGAGCGCCACGACCCGAACTGGCTCTACAAGGCGTTCCGCCGGGACGTGCTCATCGACATCATCTTCCGGTCGACCGGCGACATCGTCGTCGACGAGCCGATGCTCGAGCACGCGGACGAGGGCTCGTTCAAGGGGAGCCGGTTCCGGCTCGTGTCGCCCGAGGACCTGCTCGTGATCAAGGCGGTGGCCGCGGCCGAGCACTCGCCGCACCACTGGTACGACGCGCTGGGCCTGGTGGCGCGCTGCGACATGGACTGGGACTACCTCGTCGAGCGGGCCCGACGGTTCGGGCCACGTCGCGTCCTCAGCCTGCTCCTGTACGCGGAGTCGAACGACCTCGCGGTGCCGCCGACCGCGATCGACGCCCTGTCCGCCGTCGTGCACCCGGCGCGGTACCCGGAGGCGTCGTGA